Proteins encoded within one genomic window of [Enterobacter] lignolyticus SCF1:
- the ompC gene encoding porin OmpC — protein MKVKVLSLLVPALLVAGAANAAEIYNKDGNKLDLYGKVDGLHYFSSDSGADGDQSYLRFGFKGETQINDQLTGYGQWEYNVQANNAESASDSQAWTRLAFAGLKFGQYGSFDYGRNYGVLYDIEGWTDMLPEFGGDSYTKADNFMTGRANGVATYRNNDFFGLVDGLNFALQYQGKNENPGSGEGTNNGDRSFRNANGDGFGISSTYDIGAGFSFGAAYTTSNRTNDQKNANLTDQQYTGGNKAEAWTVGAKYDANNVYLATMYSETRNMTPYGKTTSFDGGGIADKTQNFEITAQYQFDFGLRPAISYLQSKGKNLNTFGGDSDKDLVKYMDIGATYYFNKNMSTYVDYKINLLDGNDNFYKNNGIGTDNIVATGLVYQF, from the coding sequence ATGAAAGTTAAAGTACTGTCCCTCCTGGTACCGGCTCTGCTGGTAGCAGGCGCAGCGAACGCGGCTGAAATTTATAACAAAGACGGCAACAAATTAGATCTGTACGGTAAAGTAGACGGCCTGCACTATTTCTCCAGCGACTCCGGTGCTGACGGCGACCAGTCCTACCTGCGTTTCGGCTTCAAAGGCGAAACCCAGATCAACGATCAACTGACCGGTTACGGCCAGTGGGAATACAACGTCCAGGCGAACAACGCTGAAAGCGCATCTGACAGCCAGGCCTGGACTCGTCTGGCGTTTGCTGGTCTGAAATTCGGTCAATACGGTTCATTCGACTACGGCCGTAACTACGGCGTTCTGTACGACATCGAAGGCTGGACCGATATGCTGCCGGAATTCGGCGGTGACTCCTACACCAAAGCTGACAACTTCATGACCGGTCGTGCGAACGGTGTTGCAACCTACCGTAACAACGACTTCTTCGGTCTGGTTGACGGCCTGAACTTCGCCCTGCAGTACCAGGGTAAAAACGAGAACCCAGGTTCTGGCGAAGGCACCAACAACGGCGATCGTAGCTTCCGTAACGCTAACGGCGACGGTTTCGGTATTTCTTCTACCTATGACATCGGCGCAGGCTTCAGCTTTGGTGCGGCCTACACCACGTCTAACCGTACCAACGACCAGAAAAACGCTAACCTGACCGATCAGCAGTACACCGGTGGTAACAAAGCTGAAGCATGGACCGTTGGTGCGAAATACGACGCCAACAACGTCTACCTGGCGACCATGTATTCTGAAACCCGCAATATGACCCCGTACGGTAAAACTACCAGCTTTGATGGCGGCGGCATTGCAGACAAAACTCAGAACTTCGAAATTACCGCTCAGTACCAGTTCGATTTCGGTCTGCGCCCGGCGATCTCCTACCTGCAGTCTAAAGGTAAGAACCTGAACACCTTTGGCGGCGACTCCGACAAAGATCTGGTTAAATACATGGATATCGGCGCTACCTACTACTTCAACAAAAACATGTCCACCTACGTTGACTACAAAATCAACCTGCTGGACGGCAACGATAACTTCTACAAAAACAACGGTATCGGCACCGACAACATCGTCGCGACCGGTCTGGTTTACCAGTTCTAA
- the apbE gene encoding FAD:protein FMN transferase ApbE translates to MDITFFRAALLAMVVFIAGCDNSSAPSATASSATVLEGKTMGTFWRVSVINLDNDKSEALRKKVQAQLDADDMLLSTWKNNSALMQFNHSTSLSPWPVSEAMADIVTASLRIGAKTQGAMDITVGPLVNLWGFGPDKQPVKTPDRAQIDAARARTGLQHLTVINKSGGQYLQKDIADLFVDLSTVGEGYAADHLARLMEQEGISRYLVSVGGALVSRGMNADGKPWRVAIQKPTDRENAVQAIVDINGHGISTSGSYRNYYELDGKRISHIIDPQTGHPIDHKLVSVTVIAPTALEADGWDTGLMVLGTEKAKQVVREQGLAVYMIFKEGDGFKTWMSPQFETFLVSGQN, encoded by the coding sequence ATGGACATTACTTTTTTTCGCGCCGCGCTACTGGCGATGGTGGTATTTATCGCTGGTTGTGATAACAGCAGTGCCCCTTCAGCAACCGCTTCCTCTGCGACGGTGCTGGAAGGTAAAACAATGGGCACTTTCTGGCGCGTCAGCGTCATCAATCTTGATAATGACAAAAGCGAGGCACTGCGCAAAAAGGTGCAGGCTCAGTTGGATGCGGACGACATGCTGTTGTCGACCTGGAAAAATAACTCCGCGCTGATGCAGTTCAACCACTCCACTAGCCTGTCGCCGTGGCCGGTGAGCGAAGCGATGGCGGATATCGTCACGGCGTCTTTGCGCATCGGCGCGAAAACCCAGGGCGCGATGGACATTACCGTCGGCCCGCTGGTCAACCTGTGGGGCTTTGGCCCGGATAAACAGCCGGTGAAGACGCCGGATCGGGCGCAGATCGATGCGGCGAGGGCGCGCACAGGGCTGCAGCATCTGACGGTGATTAATAAATCCGGCGGCCAGTATCTGCAAAAAGATATTGCCGATCTGTTCGTCGATCTTTCTACCGTCGGAGAAGGGTACGCCGCCGATCATCTGGCGCGGCTGATGGAGCAGGAGGGGATCTCCCGTTATCTGGTCTCGGTCGGCGGAGCGCTGGTGAGCCGGGGTATGAACGCGGACGGAAAACCGTGGCGGGTGGCTATTCAGAAACCGACCGATCGCGAAAACGCGGTACAGGCGATCGTCGATATCAACGGTCATGGCATCAGCACCTCCGGCAGCTATCGCAACTACTACGAGCTGGACGGGAAGCGTATCTCCCACATTATCGATCCGCAAACCGGCCATCCTATTGATCATAAGCTGGTATCGGTGACGGTGATTGCGCCAACCGCGCTGGAAGCCGACGGCTGGGATACCGGTCTGATGGTGCTGGGGACGGAAAAAGCCAAACAGGTTGTGCGCGAGCAGGGGCTGGCGGTGTATATGATTTTCAAAGAGGGCGATGGCTTCAAAACCTGGATGTCGCCGCAGTTTGAAACCTTCCTCGTCAGCGGACAAAATTAA
- the ada gene encoding bifunctional DNA-binding transcriptional regulator/O6-methylguanine-DNA methyltransferase Ada produces MKHTNLNDERRWQAVLDRDPQADGQFVFAVLTTGIFCRPSCRARHALRQNVRFYADAAAARDAGFRPCKRCQPENADPQQQRIAKVARACRLLEQDTTIRLEALAREVGVSPYHFHRLFKSVTGMTPKAWQQAWRTKRLRAALEKGEPVTQAVLAAGFPASSSYYREADNTLGMTARQYRRGGSDVTVRYALAACDLGRCLVAESARGICAVLLGDDDASLIIELQTIFPQAQREEGDAGFYARLETVLATINGQNTALQLPLDIRGTAFQQQVWHALQEIPAGETRSYQQVAQSIGNPRAVRAVASACAANTLAIVIPCHRVVRQSGALSGYRWGEGRKAQLLRRETQQEEA; encoded by the coding sequence ATGAAACACACTAACCTGAACGACGAGCGCCGCTGGCAGGCGGTGCTCGATCGCGATCCACAGGCAGACGGTCAGTTCGTCTTTGCGGTGCTGACCACCGGTATTTTTTGCCGGCCCTCCTGCCGGGCGCGCCACGCCCTGCGCCAGAACGTCCGCTTTTATGCTGATGCCGCCGCCGCGCGCGACGCGGGGTTTCGCCCCTGCAAGCGCTGCCAGCCGGAAAATGCCGACCCGCAGCAGCAGCGCATCGCGAAAGTCGCCAGAGCCTGCCGGCTGCTGGAGCAGGACACCACGATCCGCCTTGAGGCGCTGGCCCGGGAAGTGGGCGTCAGTCCGTATCATTTTCATCGCTTGTTTAAATCCGTCACCGGGATGACGCCGAAGGCCTGGCAGCAGGCGTGGCGCACAAAGCGTCTGCGCGCAGCGCTGGAAAAAGGCGAACCGGTAACGCAAGCCGTGCTGGCGGCGGGGTTTCCGGCCAGCAGCAGCTACTACCGCGAGGCGGATAACACTCTGGGGATGACGGCGCGGCAGTATCGCCGCGGCGGTAGCGACGTCACGGTACGCTACGCGCTGGCGGCGTGCGATCTTGGTCGCTGTCTGGTGGCGGAGAGCGCCAGGGGGATTTGCGCCGTGCTGCTCGGGGATGATGACGCCAGCTTGATTATCGAGCTGCAGACTATTTTCCCGCAGGCGCAGCGGGAGGAGGGCGATGCGGGCTTCTATGCGCGTCTTGAGACGGTGCTGGCGACGATCAACGGCCAGAATACGGCGCTACAGCTGCCGCTGGATATCCGCGGTACCGCTTTCCAGCAGCAGGTCTGGCATGCGCTGCAGGAGATCCCGGCAGGCGAAACGCGCAGCTACCAGCAGGTGGCGCAGAGTATCGGCAACCCCCGCGCGGTGCGCGCCGTCGCCAGCGCCTGCGCGGCAAACACGCTGGCGATCGTCATTCCATGCCATCGCGTTGTGCGCCAGAGCGGGGCGCTATCCGGCTATCGCTGGGGAGAGGGGCGAAAAGCGCAGCTGCTGCGCCGGGAAACGCAACAGGAGGAGGCATGA
- the alkB gene encoding DNA oxidative demethylase AlkB, which translates to MSLDLFADAAPWQEPLAPGAVILRRYAAGCAERLLEAIHQIAQLSPFRQMVTPGGYTMSVAMTNCGELGWTTDAGGYLYAPGDPLTGNPWPAMPALFRRFALEAAGEAGYADFTPDACLINRYAPGAKLSLHQDKDEKDLRAPIVSVSLGLPAVFQFGGAKRNDPLRRVLLEHGDVVVWGGASRLFYHGIQPLKSGHHPATGAYRYNLTFRLTGNDNKNKNYS; encoded by the coding sequence ATGAGCCTGGATCTCTTTGCCGATGCCGCGCCCTGGCAGGAGCCGTTGGCGCCAGGGGCGGTGATTTTACGGCGCTACGCCGCGGGCTGCGCGGAGCGCCTGCTGGAGGCGATTCACCAGATAGCGCAGCTCTCGCCCTTCCGGCAGATGGTGACCCCTGGCGGGTATACGATGTCGGTGGCGATGACCAACTGCGGCGAGCTGGGCTGGACCACCGATGCCGGCGGCTACCTTTATGCGCCCGGCGATCCGCTGACCGGCAATCCGTGGCCCGCGATGCCTGCGCTGTTTCGCCGTTTCGCGCTGGAGGCCGCAGGAGAAGCGGGCTATGCGGATTTTACGCCGGATGCCTGTCTGATTAACCGCTACGCGCCGGGCGCAAAGCTGTCGCTCCACCAGGATAAAGACGAGAAGGATCTGCGGGCGCCGATTGTTTCCGTCTCGCTGGGGCTACCCGCCGTGTTCCAGTTCGGCGGTGCTAAGCGTAACGACCCCCTGCGTCGGGTGCTGCTTGAGCACGGCGATGTCGTGGTCTGGGGCGGGGCGTCGCGCCTGTTCTATCATGGCATTCAGCCGCTCAAATCGGGGCATCATCCGGCCACCGGCGCGTATCGCTATAATCTGACCTTTCGTCTGACAGGAAACGACAATAAAAATAAGAATTATTCTTGA
- a CDS encoding multidrug ABC transporter permease/ATP-binding protein — protein sequence MELLLLVWRQYRWSFIAVMALSLLSAALGIGLIAFINLRLIENVDFSLAVLPEFLGLLLLLMAVTLGSQLALTSLGHHFVYRLRGEFIKRILDTQVERIEKLGSAALLAGLTSDVRNITTAFVRLPELVQGVILTLGSAAYLGCLSGKMLAVAAVWVAVTIWVGFVLVARVYRHMASLRETEDQLYNDYQAVLEGRKELTLNRERAEYLFNQQYVPHAREYRHHIIRADTFHLSAVNWSNIMMLGAIGLAFWMANGLGWADTNVAATFSLTLLFLRTPLLSAIGALPTLLSAQVAFNKLRQFSLAPFRAEFANASDRPDWQTLELRDVTFHYQDNTFGIGPINLTLARGELVFLIGGNGSGKSTLAMLLTGLYQPVSGQILVDGKPLAAERPEDYRRLFSAVFTDVWLFDKLLGPAGQEADPRLTDKWLSLLKMTGKVTLENGTILDLRLSKGQKKRVALLLALAEARDIILLDEWAADQDPHFRREFYQVLLPLMQQMGKTVFAISHDDHYFMHADRLLEMRSGKLTELTGEERHAATRDAVSRTA from the coding sequence ATGGAACTTCTTCTGCTGGTCTGGCGACAGTATCGCTGGTCATTCATCGCGGTCATGGCGCTGAGCCTGCTGAGCGCCGCGCTCGGCATTGGGCTGATTGCTTTTATCAACCTGCGGCTTATTGAAAACGTCGATTTCTCTCTCGCGGTATTACCGGAGTTTCTCGGCCTGCTGCTGCTGTTGATGGCGGTCACGCTGGGCTCCCAGCTGGCGCTCACCTCGCTGGGCCACCATTTCGTTTATCGCCTGCGCGGCGAGTTTATCAAGCGGATCCTCGATACCCAGGTCGAGCGTATCGAAAAGCTGGGCAGCGCCGCGCTGCTGGCGGGGCTGACCAGCGATGTGCGCAATATCACCACCGCCTTCGTACGTCTGCCGGAGCTGGTGCAGGGGGTGATTCTGACGCTGGGTTCTGCGGCTTATCTGGGCTGTCTGTCAGGCAAAATGCTGGCGGTGGCCGCCGTGTGGGTGGCTGTGACCATCTGGGTCGGCTTTGTGCTGGTGGCCCGGGTGTACCGGCATATGGCGTCGCTGCGGGAAACCGAAGACCAGCTGTACAACGACTACCAGGCGGTGCTGGAGGGGCGCAAGGAGCTGACGCTTAACCGCGAGCGCGCGGAATATCTTTTCAATCAGCAGTATGTCCCGCACGCCCGTGAGTATCGCCACCATATTATCCGCGCCGATACCTTCCACCTGAGCGCGGTGAACTGGTCAAATATTATGATGCTGGGCGCTATTGGCCTGGCATTCTGGATGGCCAACGGCCTGGGATGGGCGGATACCAACGTAGCGGCGACCTTTTCGCTGACGCTGCTGTTCCTGCGCACGCCGCTGCTTTCCGCCATCGGCGCGCTGCCGACGCTGCTGAGCGCCCAGGTGGCGTTTAATAAGCTCAGGCAGTTTTCGCTGGCGCCGTTCCGGGCGGAGTTTGCGAACGCCAGCGACCGGCCGGACTGGCAAACGCTGGAGCTGCGCGACGTGACCTTCCACTACCAGGACAATACCTTTGGCATAGGGCCGATAAACCTGACGCTTGCGCGCGGCGAGCTGGTATTCCTGATCGGCGGCAACGGAAGCGGCAAGTCGACGCTGGCGATGCTGCTGACCGGCCTCTACCAGCCGGTTTCCGGGCAGATTCTGGTGGATGGTAAACCGCTGGCGGCGGAGCGCCCGGAGGATTACCGCAGGCTATTTTCTGCGGTATTTACTGACGTCTGGCTGTTTGACAAGCTGCTCGGCCCCGCAGGACAGGAGGCGGACCCGAGGCTGACGGATAAATGGTTGTCGCTTCTTAAGATGACCGGGAAGGTTACGCTGGAAAACGGGACGATCCTCGATTTGCGGCTATCGAAAGGGCAGAAAAAGCGTGTCGCGCTGCTGCTGGCGCTGGCGGAGGCGCGTGACATCATCCTGCTTGATGAATGGGCCGCCGATCAGGACCCGCACTTCCGTCGCGAATTCTACCAGGTGCTGCTGCCGCTGATGCAGCAGATGGGGAAAACCGTTTTTGCCATCAGCCACGACGACCACTACTTCATGCACGCCGATCGCCTGCTGGAGATGCGCAGCGGTAAGCTCACGGAGCTGACGGGCGAGGAGCGCCATGCCGCGACGCGCGACGCGGTCTCCCGCACCGCCTGA
- the mgtE gene encoding magnesium transporter produces the protein MPVFNKNSARLRDEERARLIWLLTTDKSITSALSGKLTLAEQYDEGQLVDDIAEVGALVAHLPAPDLADTLEALPSDERHALWNLVEDGKRGNVLLEASENVWDDLIDGMSDRALLDALQALDIDEQIYLVQHLPRDLTGRLLASLPAEERARVRQVMNYADDSVGAIMEFEVITIRPDVTLGAVQRYLRRLGKMPENTDKLFVTARDKTLLGELELQTILLNAAHLRVADVMESEPVTFQPQEEAEKVARTFERDDLLSAAVVDEDGKLLGRLTIDEIVDVVYEETDNDIRQMSGLSSEEDVFAPVTKAVKNRWAWLAINLCTAFIASRVIDGFEHTISQLVALASLMPIVAGIGGNTGNQTITMIVRALALQQIQPGNFSFLILREMGVALINGIVWGGIMGAVTWWLYDDPQLGGVMMLAMVLNLLVASLMGVLIPMMMTRMGRDPAVGSSVMITALTDTGGFFIFLGLATLFLL, from the coding sequence ATGCCCGTTTTCAACAAAAACAGCGCCAGACTGCGTGACGAAGAACGCGCGCGCCTTATCTGGCTACTGACCACCGATAAATCCATCACCTCCGCGTTATCCGGAAAGCTGACCCTGGCGGAGCAGTACGACGAAGGGCAGCTGGTGGACGATATTGCGGAAGTAGGGGCGCTGGTGGCGCACCTTCCGGCGCCTGACCTTGCCGACACCCTGGAGGCGCTGCCTTCCGACGAGCGCCACGCGCTGTGGAACCTCGTGGAGGACGGTAAGCGCGGCAACGTGCTGCTGGAGGCGTCGGAAAACGTCTGGGATGACCTGATCGACGGCATGAGCGACAGGGCGCTGCTGGACGCGCTACAGGCTCTGGATATTGATGAGCAAATCTATCTGGTACAGCACCTGCCGCGCGATCTGACCGGACGCCTGCTGGCCAGCCTGCCGGCGGAAGAGCGCGCCCGCGTGCGCCAGGTGATGAACTATGCCGATGACAGCGTTGGCGCCATCATGGAGTTTGAGGTCATTACGATTCGCCCGGACGTCACGCTTGGCGCCGTCCAGCGCTATCTCCGGCGTCTGGGGAAAATGCCGGAGAACACCGACAAGCTCTTCGTGACCGCGCGTGATAAGACCCTGCTGGGCGAGCTGGAGCTGCAGACCATTTTGCTCAATGCCGCCCATCTCCGCGTGGCGGACGTGATGGAGTCCGAACCGGTAACCTTTCAGCCGCAGGAAGAGGCGGAAAAGGTGGCCCGCACCTTTGAGCGTGACGACCTGCTTAGCGCAGCGGTCGTGGATGAAGACGGGAAGCTGCTGGGCCGTCTGACCATCGATGAGATAGTCGATGTGGTCTATGAAGAAACCGACAACGATATCCGCCAGATGAGCGGCCTGAGCAGCGAAGAGGATGTGTTTGCGCCGGTGACGAAGGCGGTGAAAAACCGCTGGGCCTGGCTGGCCATCAACCTGTGCACGGCGTTTATCGCATCGAGGGTGATTGATGGCTTTGAGCACACCATTTCGCAGCTGGTGGCGCTGGCGTCGCTGATGCCCATCGTCGCCGGGATCGGCGGCAATACCGGCAACCAGACCATCACTATGATCGTGCGCGCGCTGGCGCTTCAGCAAATCCAGCCGGGGAACTTCTCGTTTCTCATCCTGCGCGAAATGGGCGTCGCGCTGATCAACGGCATCGTCTGGGGCGGCATTATGGGGGCCGTCACGTGGTGGCTGTACGATGACCCACAGCTGGGGGGCGTGATGATGCTGGCGATGGTGCTGAACCTGCTGGTGGCTTCCCTGATGGGGGTACTGATCCCGATGATGATGACCCGCATGGGACGAGACCCGGCGGTGGGCTCCAGCGTCATGATTACCGCGCTTACCGACACCGGCGGCTTCTTTATTTTTCTGGGGCTGGCGACGCTGTTTCTGCTGTAG
- the mqo gene encoding malate dehydrogenase (quinone), protein MKKKMAVRSSAAPGVESDPVNAHHEHETDVLLIGGGIMSATLGTWLQELEPEWSITMVERMESVAEESSNGWNNAGTGHAALMELNYTPQQADGSVSIDKAIEINNAFQISRQFWAHQVTRGVLKQPKTFINTVPHMSFVWGEENVNFLRARYAALQGSAQFRGMRYSEDAAQIKKWAPLVMEGRDPQQKVAATRTEIGTDVNYGEITRQLIAALKKRRNFSLQLNTVVRRFKRNADNSWTVTVADAGNRHIRRTIRAKFIFIGAGGAALKLLQQTGIPQAKAYAGFPVGGQFLVCENPQVVNHHLAKVYGQASVGAPPMSVPHIDTRIIDGKRVVLFGPFATFSTRFLKNGSLWDLLSSTNTANIGPMLSVGLDNFDLVKYLVGQVMQKDKDRLAALQAYYPQAKKSDWRLWQAGQRVQIIKRDAQKGGVLRLGTEVVSDDEGTVAALLGASPGASTAAPIMLQLMETVFKAKFASPAWQAKLHQVVPTYGSRMNRDPQVIQQALAYTSEVLGLRYEPQVTADIAPKAQFTPPKVELKPVADIAL, encoded by the coding sequence ATGAAAAAAAAGATGGCCGTACGCAGCTCAGCGGCGCCAGGGGTTGAGTCAGACCCTGTCAACGCCCATCATGAGCATGAGACGGATGTATTGTTGATTGGCGGGGGCATCATGAGTGCCACGCTGGGAACCTGGCTTCAGGAACTGGAGCCGGAGTGGTCTATTACCATGGTAGAGCGCATGGAAAGCGTCGCCGAGGAGAGCTCCAACGGCTGGAACAACGCCGGGACCGGCCATGCCGCCCTGATGGAACTGAACTATACCCCGCAGCAGGCGGACGGTTCCGTCAGCATCGACAAAGCTATCGAGATTAACAACGCCTTTCAGATATCGCGCCAGTTCTGGGCGCATCAGGTTACCCGCGGCGTGCTGAAGCAGCCAAAAACCTTTATTAACACCGTGCCGCATATGAGCTTTGTCTGGGGAGAGGAAAATGTGAATTTCCTCCGCGCCCGCTATGCGGCGCTACAGGGCAGCGCGCAGTTTCGCGGTATGCGCTATTCGGAAGATGCCGCGCAGATTAAAAAATGGGCCCCGCTGGTGATGGAAGGGCGCGATCCGCAGCAGAAAGTGGCGGCGACGCGTACTGAAATCGGGACTGACGTGAACTATGGCGAAATCACCCGCCAGCTCATCGCCGCGCTGAAAAAACGCCGCAACTTCTCCCTCCAGCTGAATACGGTGGTTCGCCGCTTCAAACGCAACGCCGACAACAGCTGGACGGTGACGGTAGCGGATGCCGGTAATCGTCATATTCGACGGACCATCCGCGCGAAATTTATCTTTATCGGCGCGGGCGGCGCGGCGCTGAAGCTTCTGCAACAAACCGGCATTCCGCAGGCGAAAGCCTACGCGGGTTTCCCGGTCGGCGGACAGTTTCTGGTCTGCGAAAATCCGCAGGTGGTTAACCATCATCTGGCGAAGGTCTACGGGCAGGCATCGGTGGGTGCGCCGCCAATGTCGGTGCCGCACATTGACACGCGCATCATCGACGGCAAGCGTGTGGTGCTGTTTGGACCGTTCGCGACCTTCTCCACCCGGTTCCTGAAAAATGGCTCGCTATGGGATCTGCTCAGCTCCACCAATACCGCCAATATCGGGCCGATGCTCAGCGTAGGTCTGGATAACTTCGATCTGGTGAAGTATCTGGTCGGTCAGGTGATGCAAAAGGATAAGGATCGGCTGGCGGCGCTGCAGGCGTATTACCCGCAGGCGAAGAAAAGCGACTGGCGGCTGTGGCAGGCGGGGCAGCGTGTGCAAATCATCAAGCGTGACGCGCAAAAGGGCGGCGTCCTGCGGCTGGGGACAGAGGTGGTCAGCGATGATGAAGGCACCGTCGCGGCCCTGCTCGGCGCCTCGCCTGGCGCGTCAACCGCTGCGCCCATCATGCTGCAACTGATGGAGACGGTGTTTAAAGCGAAGTTTGCGTCGCCTGCATGGCAGGCGAAACTACACCAGGTTGTACCCACCTACGGTAGCCGTATGAATCGTGACCCTCAAGTGATTCAACAGGCGCTGGCGTACACCAGCGAAGTGCTTGGGCTGCGCTACGAACCGCAGGTGACTGCGGATATCGCGCCAAAGGCCCAATTTACCCCTCCTAAGGTAGAGCTCAAACCGGTGGCAGACATCGCGTTATAA
- the eco gene encoding serine protease inhibitor ecotin encodes MKNTITLAAALTLACISGAAFANTQPLEKIAPYPQAEKGMKRQVITLPEQKDEGAYKVELLIGQNLEVDCNQHRLGGQLESKTLEGWGYNYYVFDKVTAPVSTMMACPDGKKTKKFVMAGLGDAGFLRYNSKLPVVVYTPEDVDVKYRIWKAEDDIHNAQTR; translated from the coding sequence GTGAAAAACACCATTACACTTGCTGCTGCACTGACCCTCGCCTGCATCTCCGGCGCGGCCTTTGCCAATACTCAGCCGCTGGAAAAAATTGCACCCTATCCGCAAGCGGAAAAAGGGATGAAGCGTCAAGTGATTACGCTGCCGGAGCAGAAAGACGAAGGCGCGTATAAAGTTGAGCTGCTGATTGGTCAGAACCTGGAGGTCGATTGCAATCAGCACCGTCTGGGCGGTCAACTGGAAAGTAAGACCCTTGAAGGTTGGGGCTATAACTACTACGTTTTTGATAAGGTTACCGCCCCGGTCTCCACAATGATGGCCTGCCCTGACGGCAAGAAGACCAAGAAATTTGTGATGGCCGGACTCGGTGATGCCGGGTTTCTGCGTTACAACAGCAAACTACCTGTCGTGGTCTACACCCCCGAAGATGTCGACGTGAAATATCGTATCTGGAAAGCGGAAGACGATATCCACAACGCGCAGACCCGTTAA
- a CDS encoding YadA C-terminal domain-containing protein, translating to MNGKSVKIGFVFYFICSISLAYADNVDDLYSNAVSQRINSHEFFQQWTTLTVAQQNYLHALERKNGIRITTDMSNDQLNQHSAYNVGVPTSTYNPPSSTNKTPYAGDSQRSGYTVTVKENTTVVDPQPTVATGAGTPETNPQPTMSASENAVDLVNHEQRISSLEKGLSSLNSEVDSNRKRASVGVAGVAAMANIPQVTESQTFSIGAGLGTNDSDEAVAVGFSARLTNHIVTKAAVSAGSYGGATLGAGMAYGW from the coding sequence ATGAATGGTAAGTCAGTAAAGATAGGATTTGTTTTTTATTTTATTTGCTCCATATCATTAGCTTATGCTGATAATGTTGATGATTTATATTCAAATGCCGTCAGTCAGAGGATTAATTCTCACGAATTTTTTCAGCAGTGGACAACGCTTACTGTCGCGCAACAAAATTACCTCCATGCTCTGGAGCGTAAAAACGGTATTAGAATAACGACGGATATGTCTAATGACCAGTTGAATCAGCATTCTGCTTATAATGTCGGTGTGCCAACATCTACCTACAATCCACCTTCAAGCACTAACAAAACGCCTTATGCAGGGGATTCGCAACGTAGCGGTTACACAGTAACAGTTAAAGAAAATACCACTGTAGTTGATCCCCAACCAACGGTAGCCACGGGAGCAGGAACGCCAGAAACGAACCCACAGCCTACGATGAGCGCTTCTGAAAATGCAGTGGACCTTGTGAACCATGAGCAAAGGATCAGCAGTCTTGAAAAGGGATTGAGTTCACTGAACAGTGAAGTAGACAGCAATCGTAAACGCGCCTCTGTTGGCGTTGCGGGCGTCGCTGCCATGGCGAATATCCCCCAGGTAACAGAAAGCCAGACGTTCAGTATAGGCGCGGGTCTGGGTACGAATGACAGCGATGAGGCTGTTGCGGTTGGATTCTCTGCTCGTCTCACAAACCATATTGTGACTAAAGCTGCCGTGAGCGCGGGTTCATACGGCGGCGCGACGCTAGGCGCAGGTATGGCATATGGCTGGTAG
- the bamE gene encoding outer membrane protein assembly factor BamE domain-containing protein: MKIIFTAIMIATLAGCSTGTSTYFAQKDIDSIKKGVTSERSVLSMFGTPTSQSVDSQGNKKYRWDYDYDSGAGDDQVEVKTVDVTINKHGLVDSYDSYLRQ, translated from the coding sequence ATGAAAATAATATTCACTGCAATTATGATTGCTACATTAGCGGGATGCTCTACAGGGACAAGTACATATTTTGCACAAAAGGACATAGACTCGATAAAAAAGGGGGTAACCTCTGAAAGATCAGTGCTGTCAATGTTTGGCACTCCAACATCACAATCTGTTGATTCCCAAGGTAACAAAAAATACCGTTGGGATTACGATTATGATTCTGGAGCTGGTGACGACCAGGTTGAAGTAAAAACTGTAGATGTCACTATTAACAAACACGGTCTTGTTGATTCTTATGATTCATACCTCAGGCAATGA